One Psychrosphaera aestuarii DNA window includes the following coding sequences:
- a CDS encoding TIGR03546 family protein, which produces MISLLAKLLNVLNSDTKPSQIALAIALAMLVGFNGFISVVGLVVILLLFIIRCNLTIFLAFSAVFGVVSVLLSSISHRLGSAILNSGALQDTLTALYQTYWFRLDELNNTVQMGEFALSIVLFIPVYLLSLFLVIKYRNSLMQFVNKFKVVQTLKASKFYRIYAATQS; this is translated from the coding sequence GTGATCAGTTTATTGGCTAAATTGCTCAATGTATTAAATTCAGATACAAAACCCAGTCAGATTGCGCTGGCTATCGCTCTGGCTATGCTTGTAGGATTTAACGGCTTTATTAGTGTAGTTGGTTTGGTAGTTATTTTATTGTTATTTATCATTCGATGTAATTTAACGATATTTTTAGCATTTTCTGCAGTATTCGGTGTTGTATCCGTATTGTTGAGTTCTATTTCTCACCGCTTAGGCTCTGCAATCCTTAATAGTGGTGCCTTACAAGATACGTTAACAGCGCTTTACCAAACATATTGGTTCAGATTAGATGAGCTTAATAATACGGTTCAAATGGGAGAGTTTGCACTTTCTATTGTTTTGTTTATTCCGGTGTACCTACTTAGCCTATTTTTAGTAATTAAATATCGTAATTCACTGATGCAATTTGTTAATAAATTTAAGGTTGTGCAAACTTTAAAAGCATCGAAGTTCTAT
- a CDS encoding AI-2E family transporter, producing the protein MPKLEINFATKFLFVMACLVILLAGIKASSAILVPFLLSIFIAIITNPIVTRLVSWRVPRVVAVLIVLSLLLVAGLSLAGVVGQSFNDFSKSLPEYQEKLASELHWLVGQLALFDINVDKSQLTEYFNPGVAMQMVGNLLSGFGGVMANLFLIVLTVVFMLFEAPDVNKKIHIALHDPKMKLHHIDRFLDSVNSYLAIKALVSLGTALLVALLLWVLDVDYVLLWAVLAFLFNFIPNIGSIIAAVPAVLLAVVVQSPAVAGLVAIGYIGINTVMGNIVEPKFMGRGLGLSTLVVFLSLIFWGWLLGTVGMLLSVPLTMIVKIALEANDDSKWLGLLLGNVDDDKLESQVDDLVK; encoded by the coding sequence ATGCCAAAGCTAGAAATTAATTTTGCGACAAAATTTCTGTTCGTAATGGCCTGTTTGGTCATTTTGTTAGCCGGAATTAAAGCTTCGAGTGCGATATTAGTCCCGTTTTTACTCTCTATTTTCATCGCAATTATCACTAACCCAATTGTAACCAGACTTGTTTCATGGCGAGTCCCAAGAGTTGTTGCTGTTTTAATCGTACTTTCTTTGCTACTCGTGGCTGGCTTAAGTCTAGCTGGCGTAGTTGGTCAATCATTTAACGATTTTTCGAAGTCATTACCTGAATATCAAGAAAAACTAGCTTCAGAATTACATTGGTTAGTAGGGCAGTTGGCCTTATTCGATATCAATGTCGATAAGTCGCAGTTAACCGAATACTTTAATCCTGGTGTTGCTATGCAAATGGTTGGCAATCTATTAAGCGGATTTGGTGGCGTTATGGCCAATCTGTTTTTGATTGTTTTAACGGTTGTATTTATGTTGTTTGAGGCACCGGATGTTAACAAAAAGATTCATATAGCCTTGCACGATCCAAAGATGAAATTACACCATATTGATCGCTTTTTAGACTCGGTAAACAGCTATTTGGCGATTAAAGCGTTAGTTAGTTTAGGTACTGCCTTACTGGTTGCACTATTGTTATGGGTACTTGATGTCGATTATGTATTGCTTTGGGCTGTACTTGCTTTCCTATTTAATTTTATTCCTAACATAGGTTCGATAATAGCAGCGGTTCCGGCCGTATTACTGGCTGTTGTGGTTCAAAGCCCGGCTGTTGCTGGCTTAGTTGCAATTGGTTATATCGGCATCAATACCGTAATGGGTAATATTGTAGAGCCGAAGTTTATGGGCCGCGGATTAGGCTTGTCTACGTTAGTTGTGTTTTTGTCGTTAATATTCTGGGGTTGGTTATTAGGTACCGTAGGTATGTTATTGTCGGTTCCATTGACTATGATTGTTAAGATTGCATTGGAAGCAAATGACGATAGTAAATGGCTTGGCTTGTTGCTTGGCAATGTAGATGACGACAAGCTGGAATCTCAAGTTGATGATCTTGTTAAGTAA
- a CDS encoding TIGR01777 family oxidoreductase translates to MNYFISGGTGLIGRSFIEQHHEKHPDDQFTVLTRNKESAKNILPPYVTIIEDLAEVSFCDFDVILNLAGEPIVAKRWSDNQKQKLCNSRWTLTDQIVNKISKERSEDNPIRFISGSAVGIYGRQGNAVVTEQFTRYFPEFSHKLCQHWEDIAMNAKYANVALLRTGIVLSHRGGALDKMLLPFKLGLGGHIASGAQYMPWIHIEDMVAGIEFLIEHPVLTGPFNFTAPNPVTNKTFSKTLAKTLNRPCLFPVPEFVIRTLMGEMADLVIYGQNAVPQALLDAGFSFKYNELNEALDEVVNQH, encoded by the coding sequence ATGAATTATTTTATCTCGGGCGGTACAGGTTTGATTGGTCGTTCATTTATCGAACAACATCACGAAAAACACCCTGACGATCAGTTTACTGTGCTTACTCGAAATAAGGAATCTGCAAAAAACATTTTGCCGCCTTACGTCACCATAATTGAGGATTTAGCGGAGGTAAGCTTCTGTGATTTTGACGTTATTTTAAATCTTGCAGGCGAACCGATCGTTGCTAAGCGTTGGAGTGACAATCAAAAACAGAAACTTTGCAACAGTCGTTGGACATTAACGGACCAAATAGTTAACAAAATCAGTAAAGAGCGCAGCGAGGATAATCCTATCCGTTTTATTAGCGGCAGCGCCGTTGGTATTTACGGCCGACAAGGTAACGCGGTTGTAACAGAGCAATTCACTCGTTATTTCCCAGAGTTTAGTCACAAACTTTGCCAACACTGGGAAGACATTGCGATGAATGCTAAATATGCCAATGTTGCTCTGTTACGAACCGGCATCGTATTAAGTCATCGCGGTGGCGCACTTGATAAAATGTTATTACCTTTCAAATTGGGACTTGGCGGTCACATTGCATCAGGTGCGCAGTACATGCCTTGGATTCACATTGAAGACATGGTGGCAGGAATCGAATTTTTAATCGAACATCCCGTACTTACTGGGCCATTTAACTTCACCGCACCAAATCCTGTTACGAATAAAACGTTTAGTAAAACTTTGGCGAAAACATTGAACCGCCCCTGTTTGTTCCCCGTACCAGAGTTTGTAATTCGAACTTTAATGGGTGAAATGGCTGACTTAGTTATTTACGGTCAAAATGCCGTACCACAAGCGTTGCTCGATGCTGGTTTTTCATTTAAGTACAACGAGTTAAATGAAGCTCTCGACGAGGTCGTTAATCAACATTAA
- a CDS encoding thiol-disulfide oxidoreductase DCC family protein translates to MKKQTNSNKFLLFYDGCCPLCVAEMSKLAKVDHNKKIEFINTQNSSQMELYPQVDVAQANKILHAIDQSGRLLLGLDVTYKAWEIVGKGWLFKPLTWRWLRFFADPIYLWFAKNRYSISAFLTGNARCESCQIGRPGEK, encoded by the coding sequence GTGAAAAAACAGACAAATAGTAATAAATTTCTGCTGTTTTACGATGGCTGTTGTCCTTTGTGCGTTGCTGAAATGAGCAAATTAGCTAAAGTTGATCACAATAAAAAAATCGAATTTATAAACACTCAAAACTCATCTCAAATGGAGTTATACCCTCAAGTTGATGTTGCGCAGGCCAATAAGATCCTCCACGCTATTGATCAAAGTGGAAGATTACTACTAGGTTTAGACGTAACTTATAAAGCGTGGGAAATCGTCGGCAAGGGTTGGTTATTCAAACCTCTAACTTGGCGATGGTTGCGATTTTTTGCTGATCCTATATACCTTTGGTTTGCTAAAAATCGCTATTCCATCTCTGCGTTTCTAACTGGAAATGCTCGATGCGAGTCTTGCCAAATCGGCCGACCTGGAGAAAAATAA
- a CDS encoding SDR family NAD(P)-dependent oxidoreductase: MSKAHSCYLIFGASSAIANAVIQKLIEQPNNDVYTFSRNAIDVSSNQVHSITVEDYSAINLKAALKPLEISKKNIAGVYIFNGILHSDKFRPEKALSQFDPDTFSAVIAANTITPISIIQAVLSLCDKSQRFKIAALSARIGSISDNGLGGWHSYRASKAALNMLLQNITIECARSYKGIKLISYHPGTTDSPLSKPFQANVPNEQLFSAEKSADFFINVVEKQPYNNQLSYVDWQGNTIKW; this comes from the coding sequence ATGTCAAAGGCTCACTCGTGTTATTTAATATTTGGCGCATCCAGCGCAATTGCGAACGCTGTAATCCAAAAGCTGATTGAACAACCAAACAACGACGTTTACACATTTAGTCGCAATGCCATCGACGTTTCATCAAATCAAGTTCATTCAATTACGGTTGAGGACTACTCTGCAATAAATCTTAAAGCAGCTCTGAAACCATTAGAAATTAGCAAAAAAAATATTGCTGGTGTTTATATTTTTAACGGCATACTCCACTCAGATAAATTCAGGCCTGAAAAAGCGCTAAGCCAATTTGACCCTGACACTTTTTCCGCTGTTATTGCAGCAAATACAATCACACCAATATCAATTATTCAGGCAGTTTTAAGCCTTTGCGATAAATCTCAACGGTTTAAAATAGCAGCATTATCAGCACGCATTGGCAGCATATCTGACAATGGACTCGGCGGATGGCATAGCTATCGCGCCAGCAAAGCCGCATTAAATATGTTATTGCAAAACATTACCATCGAATGTGCCAGAAGCTACAAAGGTATAAAGTTAATTAGCTATCACCCTGGTACAACGGACAGCCCGTTATCAAAGCCTTTTCAAGCAAATGTGCCTAACGAGCAGTTGTTCTCCGCCGAAAAATCGGCTGACTTTTTTATAAATGTGGTTGAAAAACAACCTTATAATAATCAATTAAGCTATGTTGATTGGCAAGGCAACACTATTAAATGGTAA
- a CDS encoding NAD(P)/FAD-dependent oxidoreductase gives MKIAIIGAGLTGAVVADKLSRLGHNVTVIEKSRGRGGRMNTKRLSWANCDMGAQYFTARDPQFINEIEQWQTDGLVEPWAFSPSLLRAKVLAASPDAELRYVATPEMNSIAKHLLKDKKLELNTKINHITNDDGKWLLWRDNMELVGIYDWLISTIPAEQAFELFADIPSIQNQIPHDVHEPCWAVTLATQGEVSDVLQGVFSREKVSWLARQNHKPQRQIEKRLTSEDKSGAKPQQKIDDLWNIHFDAAFTKQHIGVDSKNIQNIALDWLNELIINNNLGDGVRLVDGYAHFWRYARPAESYIAEYEKNKPTIIFDAEQQYAIIGDWAKGGRVEGAYLSAVECVDAFKSNSWT, from the coding sequence ATGAAAATAGCAATTATAGGCGCAGGTCTAACCGGGGCCGTTGTCGCAGATAAGTTATCAAGGCTAGGACACAATGTCACTGTGATTGAAAAATCTCGTGGTCGCGGAGGCCGTATGAATACCAAACGGCTGTCGTGGGCAAATTGTGACATGGGCGCACAATATTTTACCGCCAGAGATCCCCAATTTATTAATGAAATAGAACAGTGGCAAACTGATGGACTTGTTGAACCATGGGCGTTCTCACCATCACTTTTAAGGGCAAAGGTACTTGCCGCCTCCCCTGACGCCGAGCTTAGATATGTTGCCACGCCTGAGATGAATTCAATTGCTAAGCATCTTTTAAAAGATAAAAAGTTAGAACTTAATACAAAAATAAACCACATTACTAATGACGACGGTAAGTGGCTGTTGTGGCGAGATAACATGGAGTTAGTGGGTATCTATGACTGGCTGATTTCTACAATTCCTGCCGAACAAGCCTTTGAACTTTTTGCCGATATTCCTTCAATCCAAAATCAAATTCCACACGATGTTCACGAGCCGTGTTGGGCCGTCACGCTAGCAACCCAAGGTGAGGTGAGTGATGTATTGCAAGGGGTGTTTAGTCGAGAAAAGGTATCTTGGCTAGCAAGGCAAAACCACAAACCACAACGACAAATAGAAAAACGATTAACTTCTGAAGATAAATCAGGTGCAAAACCTCAACAAAAAATAGACGATCTTTGGAATATTCACTTTGATGCCGCATTTACCAAACAACACATTGGTGTCGATTCCAAAAACATACAAAACATTGCTCTAGATTGGCTTAATGAGCTAATAATCAATAATAATCTTGGTGATGGCGTTCGTCTTGTTGATGGTTACGCTCATTTCTGGCGATATGCTCGTCCTGCAGAAAGTTATATAGCAGAGTATGAGAAAAACAAGCCGACAATAATATTTGACGCCGAACAACAATACGCAATAATCGGAGACTGGGCAAAAGGTGGGCGCGTAGAAGGCGCGTATCTGAGTGCTGTTGAGTGTGTTGATGCTTTTAAATCGAACAGCTGGACATAA
- a CDS encoding Bax inhibitor-1/YccA family protein → MDSRMAYQGTQTSVLAQNKVLRNTYSLLAMTLAFAAMVAGGAMALNLPHPGLIVTLVGFYGLLFFVHKAANSSMGLVAVFAFTGFLGYTLGPILNMVIGAGGGEIVMMALGGTALTFFGVSAYALTTKRDMSFLGGMMVAGFWVLIVAVVANIFLQLPALSLAISAMFILFSSGAILMQTQAIVKGGETNYILATVTLFVSIYNIFISLINILMAFAGNDD, encoded by the coding sequence ATGGACAGCAGAATGGCGTATCAAGGTACTCAAACCTCTGTATTAGCGCAGAACAAGGTACTAAGAAACACTTATTCATTATTAGCTATGACTTTAGCGTTTGCCGCTATGGTTGCTGGCGGTGCAATGGCATTAAACTTACCTCACCCGGGGTTAATTGTGACGTTGGTTGGTTTTTATGGCTTACTATTCTTTGTCCATAAAGCTGCTAACTCATCAATGGGTTTAGTTGCAGTGTTTGCATTCACAGGTTTCCTTGGTTACACACTAGGGCCTATTTTAAATATGGTAATTGGCGCAGGTGGCGGTGAAATCGTAATGATGGCACTTGGTGGCACAGCGTTAACGTTCTTTGGTGTTTCTGCTTATGCATTAACAACTAAGCGTGACATGTCATTCCTAGGTGGAATGATGGTAGCTGGTTTCTGGGTATTAATTGTTGCGGTTGTAGCAAACATCTTCCTACAATTACCTGCACTGTCACTGGCTATTAGTGCAATGTTTATCTTGTTCTCGTCTGGTGCAATCCTTATGCAAACGCAAGCGATTGTTAAAGGCGGCGAGACTAACTACATTCTTGCAACGGTGACGTTATTTGTATCTATATACAATATTTTCATCAGCTTGATTAATATCTTAATGGCATTCGCCGGCAACGACGATTAA
- the tusD gene encoding sulfurtransferase complex subunit TusD has product MRYLLMLQGKAWSEQSVLSACQFCEAAIAQGHTIDAIFLYQDGITNALPNLDISSDELNGQQALSDLHITYGVPLWLCVTAAVKRGVNEDNVMPGFKIAGLAEFAERCTLADKVIQFK; this is encoded by the coding sequence ATGCGTTACTTATTGATGTTGCAAGGCAAAGCGTGGTCGGAACAATCTGTCTTATCAGCTTGCCAATTTTGTGAAGCTGCCATCGCTCAGGGACACACAATTGATGCGATTTTTTTGTATCAAGATGGAATAACGAATGCCCTTCCAAACTTAGACATTAGTTCAGATGAGCTTAATGGTCAGCAAGCCTTATCTGATCTTCACATTACCTATGGAGTACCACTTTGGTTGTGCGTAACTGCTGCAGTAAAACGAGGCGTAAATGAAGATAATGTGATGCCAGGCTTTAAGATAGCTGGTCTTGCTGAGTTTGCTGAGCGCTGTACCCTTGCCGATAAAGTTATCCAATTTAAGTAG
- the tusC gene encoding sulfurtransferase complex subunit TusC, producing MNIKSVLVIHTTPTFNDLQGKEALDLSLILGSYEQDVAVVFYKQGVFQTLAHQDAESISQKDYISTIKALDIYDIDKVYAHSDSLNQFGLTDNERLSNIETIEHSDFIKLKSNADHIFVI from the coding sequence ATGAATATTAAATCAGTGTTAGTCATTCACACTACACCTACCTTTAATGACTTGCAGGGTAAAGAGGCGCTCGATTTGAGCTTGATACTTGGCTCTTATGAGCAAGATGTTGCGGTCGTTTTCTATAAGCAAGGTGTATTTCAAACACTCGCTCATCAAGATGCTGAGTCTATATCGCAAAAAGACTACATAAGTACGATTAAAGCATTGGATATTTACGATATTGATAAGGTTTATGCTCATAGTGACAGTTTGAATCAGTTTGGCTTAACCGATAATGAGCGATTATCAAATATAGAGACTATTGAACATAGCGATTTTATAAAACTAAAAAGCAACGCTGACCATATTTTTGTAATTTAA
- a CDS encoding DsrH/TusB family sulfur metabolism protein — protein MPFSSHSYSLHLIFSPNGWQQAQPMIEPNDRVLFLQDAVYLLQSDLNSPSPLLYARALDINARHINLSAQADKGVDIEAIEDELWIQLTEHAKNIISW, from the coding sequence ATGCCTTTTTCATCACATAGTTATAGTCTCCACTTGATTTTCAGTCCAAACGGCTGGCAACAAGCACAACCTATGATTGAACCCAATGATCGGGTTCTATTTCTACAAGACGCTGTGTATTTGTTGCAAAGCGACCTTAATAGCCCTTCTCCGCTACTTTATGCCCGAGCCTTAGACATCAACGCTAGACACATAAACTTATCGGCACAAGCTGACAAGGGCGTTGATATTGAGGCTATTGAAGATGAGCTTTGGATTCAGCTCACTGAACATGCTAAGAATATAATATCTTGGTAA
- a CDS encoding TusE/DsrC/DsvC family sulfur relay protein, translating into MIEFNGTQYATDKHEYLANIDDWSMPLAEHIAELENITMTENHWEVVNFVRDFYKEYKTSPAIRMLVKAMAKQLGADKGNSIYLYKLFPKGPAKQATRIAGLPKPAKCI; encoded by the coding sequence ATGATTGAATTTAACGGTACACAGTACGCAACAGATAAACACGAATATTTAGCGAATATTGACGACTGGAGTATGCCACTCGCTGAACATATTGCTGAACTAGAAAATATAACAATGACCGAAAATCATTGGGAAGTTGTCAACTTTGTTCGTGACTTTTATAAAGAATACAAAACATCACCTGCTATCAGAATGTTAGTGAAAGCAATGGCAAAACAGCTTGGAGCAGACAAAGGCAACAGCATCTATTTATACAAGCTATTTCCAAAAGGCCCAGCAAAACAAGCAACTCGTATCGCCGGCTTGCCAAAGCCCGCGAAGTGTATATAA
- a CDS encoding S9 family peptidase, producing the protein MKRTNMKRTYVSLALLFLGTQLSAYSHALESKKPTVDSLTTEEAVTSKKFEAEDIFELEYASAPQVSPDGKWVIYTRRSHDVMTDGTRSNLWISRTDGSLHRPLLSGKKAYFGASWSPKGDRVAYLSNEEGRTQLYVRWMDTGQTALVTNVQSGISNVSWSPNGQQIAFTMSVDDTTKPLSVKMPKRPKGAKWSEPVTYVTKARYQADGAGILDPKFSHIFVIPADGGTPRQLTSGNYNHGGSLSWAQDGSRIYFSAYRNADWEYQTRESDIYSVVVNGEQAGELTQVTDRPGGEYSPVVSPDGKKLAFVSIDNKPLAYRNRILEVMDLSSKKVSAVTADIDNSVSGIKWSENNTGLYYQMTERGLITVGFSTLESRHMKIVEGLGGTTIGRPYAFANFDVDNDVIAYTKGSAQRPADIFVRRKGKDFQITQLNEDLLGHKNLAEVKEVVYNSSIDGEEIQGWYLLPPNFDPAKKYPLILEIHGGPHLAYGPHFSAEMQRFAAEGYVVFYDNHRGSTGYGERFALLLQNKYSSKWDFADHMSGVDAMINKGFVDPDKLYITGGSAGGIASAYAIGLTDRFKAAVVAKPVINWISKVLTADSYLGQIPFQFPGMPWDNFEHYWERSPLSLVGNVTTPTMLITGENDRRTPMSETEQFYQALKLRKVDTIMVRVPGSPHGIAGRPSRMVAKIENILAWFKKYP; encoded by the coding sequence ATGAAACGAACTAACATGAAACGAACGTACGTTTCTTTAGCGCTGCTTTTTCTCGGTACTCAACTTTCTGCTTACAGCCATGCGCTGGAAAGTAAAAAGCCAACCGTAGATTCATTGACAACTGAAGAGGCAGTAACGAGTAAAAAGTTTGAAGCTGAAGATATATTTGAGCTCGAATATGCCAGTGCGCCGCAAGTCTCTCCTGACGGCAAGTGGGTTATTTATACCAGACGTAGTCATGATGTTATGACCGACGGGACTCGTTCTAATCTTTGGATATCTAGAACAGACGGTTCATTGCATCGTCCACTCTTATCTGGGAAAAAAGCCTACTTTGGAGCATCATGGTCACCCAAAGGCGATAGAGTTGCTTATTTATCGAACGAAGAGGGGCGCACACAGCTTTATGTTCGTTGGATGGATACTGGGCAAACTGCGCTAGTAACTAATGTGCAATCGGGTATCAGTAATGTTTCGTGGTCACCTAATGGCCAGCAAATTGCGTTTACTATGTCAGTTGACGACACCACTAAACCTTTATCGGTCAAAATGCCAAAACGTCCTAAGGGCGCAAAATGGTCGGAACCAGTTACCTATGTAACAAAAGCTCGATATCAAGCTGATGGCGCGGGTATTTTAGATCCAAAATTCAGTCATATTTTTGTTATACCTGCCGACGGGGGCACACCTCGACAACTTACTAGTGGTAATTATAATCACGGTGGCAGCTTATCTTGGGCTCAAGATGGCAGTCGAATATATTTTTCAGCTTATCGCAATGCAGACTGGGAATACCAAACACGTGAATCAGATATTTACTCCGTTGTAGTTAATGGCGAACAGGCAGGTGAGCTCACTCAAGTTACTGATAGGCCAGGTGGTGAATACTCGCCAGTAGTATCTCCAGACGGGAAAAAATTAGCGTTTGTTTCAATTGATAATAAACCACTTGCATATCGAAATAGAATATTAGAAGTGATGGACTTATCGAGTAAAAAAGTAAGTGCGGTGACTGCTGACATAGATAACTCTGTAAGTGGCATAAAGTGGAGTGAAAACAACACAGGCTTGTATTATCAAATGACCGAACGCGGACTTATTACGGTTGGTTTTTCGACATTAGAAAGCCGTCATATGAAAATTGTTGAAGGTTTAGGCGGAACCACGATTGGTCGTCCTTATGCATTTGCAAATTTTGATGTTGATAACGATGTTATAGCTTACACAAAAGGCAGCGCTCAACGTCCGGCAGATATTTTTGTGCGAAGAAAGGGCAAAGACTTTCAGATCACACAATTGAATGAAGACTTACTTGGGCACAAAAACTTAGCTGAAGTAAAGGAAGTCGTATACAACTCGTCTATTGATGGCGAGGAAATTCAAGGTTGGTATTTGTTGCCTCCAAACTTTGATCCAGCTAAGAAGTACCCATTAATTCTTGAGATCCACGGTGGTCCTCATTTAGCATACGGTCCTCACTTCTCAGCTGAGATGCAACGTTTTGCTGCAGAAGGTTATGTTGTTTTTTATGATAATCACCGTGGTTCAACCGGTTATGGTGAACGCTTTGCGTTGTTATTACAAAATAAGTACTCGAGTAAATGGGACTTTGCAGACCATATGTCGGGCGTTGATGCGATGATTAACAAAGGTTTTGTTGATCCAGACAAACTATATATAACGGGTGGTTCAGCTGGTGGTATTGCCTCTGCTTATGCAATTGGTTTAACCGACAGATTTAAAGCTGCTGTAGTTGCAAAGCCAGTGATAAACTGGATATCAAAAGTATTGACCGCTGATAGTTATTTAGGTCAGATACCATTTCAATTTCCAGGTATGCCGTGGGATAACTTTGAACACTATTGGGAGCGTTCGCCACTGTCGTTGGTGGGCAACGTGACTACGCCAACTATGTTAATTACCGGTGAGAACGATCGTCGCACGCCAATGTCCGAAACCGAGCAATTTTATCAAGCGCTAAAGCTTCGTAAAGTTGATACGATAATGGTTCGCGTACCTGGCTCACCGCACGGTATTGCCGGTCGTCCATCAAGAATGGTGGCGAAAATTGAAAATATCTTAGCTTGGTTTAAAAAATACCCTTAA